ATAGGGCTCGGAGTGCATCCGGGTTTGAGCGTTCGAGTCGGTGTCGGCGTTGCGGTTCCAGTCTGCAAATTCGTAGGCGAAGGCGTGGGGGTGGAGCAGAAGCAACCGAGGAACGTGCATCCTGGCCCAAATAAGCACGAATAAGCGAAGGGCTCGCCACAAGAGGGAGATGGCGTGGGTGGCACGAGGCAGGGAGGCGTCGGCGTGGCGCTCGGTGTTCCCGTTGGCGACGCCGTGGCCGTCGGGGCAGCCGTCGCGCTCGGAGTTGGCGTGTCCGCAGAAACAAGCGGCGGCGGATTCGACGATCCACATGCGGCGAGCGTCAGGGCCAGAAATCCTGTCAGCGCAAGTGCATGGCGCAGCATCAAGGTATTACTACATCGAAATACGGTTGGATTTCAATGAACACACTACCGGATAATGGCGCCATTATTACAAGGCTTATCTACCGTCGCAGACAGCAAGAACGCGAACGCAAGGAGCATCTAGAAGCACCTCCCGCAAGTCTGCCGAGCTAGGCACTCAGCCCCTAAGGCGAACAGTACCATCCGCCGGGCCCATGTTGACCCGTTCAGCGGCCCCTGTGTATGAATTCCTCTATGCGGATCGTGTCCTTCGGCGACATCCACATGTCGTTGCAGACCATCGAACGCCTGGCGCCGGAGCTGGAGAAGGCCGACCTGGTCATTCTCTCGGGCGATCTGACCAACTTCGGCGGGCGCGAGGACGCGGAGCAGGTGTTGACAGCCACGCAGCGGCATGCAGGCGCAGTGCTGGCGGTGTCCGGCAATCTAGATCGGCCGGAGGTGATCGATGTCTTGCGTGAGCGCGGCATCAGCCTGCACGGCGAGTCGCGGCGCATCGGCGAGCTCGGCATCTTCGGGTGCGGCGGCTCGAACCTCACGCCCTTTCATACGCCCACCGAATTCACCGACGAGGAGATCGGCGCATGGCTCGACCGTGGATACAACGAAGTGGCAGAAGCGCCGCACGTATTGATGGTCTGCCACACACCTCCCGCGAACACGGCGACCGACCGTATCCTCATCGGCCAACACGTCGGCAGCCCGAAGGTGCGGACCTTCATCGAGCAGTATCAGCCTGAAGTATGCATCACAGGACACGTCCATGAATCCGCCGGCATCGACCGCATCGGTCGCACCACCGTGGTGAACGCCGGCGCCTTTCGCGACGGCGGCTACATCGTCGTCTCACTTCGCTCCGGTGGCTTGGAGGCCGAGTTGAACCGCCTTTAATAATTTTGCGATCG
This Candidatus Binatia bacterium DNA region includes the following protein-coding sequences:
- a CDS encoding metallophosphoesterase codes for the protein MRIVSFGDIHMSLQTIERLAPELEKADLVILSGDLTNFGGREDAEQVLTATQRHAGAVLAVSGNLDRPEVIDVLRERGISLHGESRRIGELGIFGCGGSNLTPFHTPTEFTDEEIGAWLDRGYNEVAEAPHVLMVCHTPPANTATDRILIGQHVGSPKVRTFIEQYQPEVCITGHVHESAGIDRIGRTTVVNAGAFRDGGYIVVSLRSGGLEAELNRL